A single window of Girardinichthys multiradiatus isolate DD_20200921_A chromosome 15, DD_fGirMul_XY1, whole genome shotgun sequence DNA harbors:
- the arv1 gene encoding protein ARV1 isoform X2: MGKEGFYSCVECSRKAAELHRDYSNGILKITICGSCQKPVDKYIEYDPVIILIDAILCKAQAFRHILFNTSLNIHWKLCVFCLLCEAYLRWSALHGSEQSSDPADIIRYTKEWEFYELMAFCSGVLSFLWLWVSCLQGGSIELNLLLRGLLLSCYGKVLLVPAVIWEHDYSPFCLGLIKLFVLTSNSQAIRVILNCSRRLSLVAVCFGLLSETLTAQACSKLPWSIQDIQDMWTS, from the exons ATGGGGAAAGAAGGTTTTTACAGTTGTGTTGAATGTAGCAGGAAGGCAGCGGAGCTTCACAGAGATTACAGCAACGGGATCCTGAAGATAACAATATGT GGCTCCTGTCAAAAACCAGTGGATAAATACATTGAATATGACCCTGTTATTATCCTCATTGATGCCATTTTGTGCAAggcacaggctttcagacacATTTTATTCAACACAAGCTTAAAT ATCCACTGGAAGTTGTGTGTATTCTGCCTGCTGTGTGAAGCCTATCTCAGGTGGTCTGCGCTCCACGGCTCCGAGCAGAGCAGCGACCCTGCCGACATAATCCGTTACACCAAGGAATGGGAGTTTTATG AACTGATGGCGTTCTGCAGCGGCGTGCTGTCATTCCTCTGGTTGTGGGTGTCCTGTCTGCAGGGAGGGAGCATAGAGTTGAACCTGCTCCTCAGAGGCTTGCTGCTGTCCTGCTACGGTAAAGTCCTGCTCGTCCCAGCcgtcatctgggagcatgacTACTCCCCGTTCTGCCTGGGCCTCATCAAACTGTTTGTGCTCACCTCCAACTCACAAGCAATCAGAG TGATCTTGAACTGCAGCAGGCGTCTGTCTCTGGTGGCTGTTTGCTTTGGCCTGCTGTCAGAAACTCTCACCGCTCAGGCCTGCAGCAAACTCCCATGGAGCATCCAGGACATCCAGGACATGTGGACTTCATAA
- the arv1 gene encoding protein ARV1 isoform X1 — MGKEGFYSCVECSRKAAELHRDYSNGILKITICGSCQKPVDKYIEYDPVIILIDAILCKAQAFRHILFNTSLNIHWKLCVFCLLCEAYLRWSALHGSEQSSDPADIIRYTKEWEFYGKFGLAALELMAFCSGVLSFLWLWVSCLQGGSIELNLLLRGLLLSCYGKVLLVPAVIWEHDYSPFCLGLIKLFVLTSNSQAIRVILNCSRRLSLVAVCFGLLSETLTAQACSKLPWSIQDIQDMWTS, encoded by the exons ATGGGGAAAGAAGGTTTTTACAGTTGTGTTGAATGTAGCAGGAAGGCAGCGGAGCTTCACAGAGATTACAGCAACGGGATCCTGAAGATAACAATATGT GGCTCCTGTCAAAAACCAGTGGATAAATACATTGAATATGACCCTGTTATTATCCTCATTGATGCCATTTTGTGCAAggcacaggctttcagacacATTTTATTCAACACAAGCTTAAAT ATCCACTGGAAGTTGTGTGTATTCTGCCTGCTGTGTGAAGCCTATCTCAGGTGGTCTGCGCTCCACGGCTCCGAGCAGAGCAGCGACCCTGCCGACATAATCCGTTACACCAAGGAATGGGAGTTTTATGGCAAGTTTGGATTGGCTGCCCTTG AACTGATGGCGTTCTGCAGCGGCGTGCTGTCATTCCTCTGGTTGTGGGTGTCCTGTCTGCAGGGAGGGAGCATAGAGTTGAACCTGCTCCTCAGAGGCTTGCTGCTGTCCTGCTACGGTAAAGTCCTGCTCGTCCCAGCcgtcatctgggagcatgacTACTCCCCGTTCTGCCTGGGCCTCATCAAACTGTTTGTGCTCACCTCCAACTCACAAGCAATCAGAG TGATCTTGAACTGCAGCAGGCGTCTGTCTCTGGTGGCTGTTTGCTTTGGCCTGCTGTCAGAAACTCTCACCGCTCAGGCCTGCAGCAAACTCCCATGGAGCATCCAGGACATCCAGGACATGTGGACTTCATAA
- the fam89a gene encoding sprT-like domain-containing protein Spartan isoform X1, with the protein MNGKSANGTLGGMACIEGLPPLPKSLSGLLNSSGGSWREMERMYVKKTMIQDDLSRGRNNADSLLASKPANLDAALALLRKEMVGLRQQDMSLLCQLWSLHESIQEYKGSCHDLSAASSLSMMENGYFDEDDEYYPEPGATPTGEHPDGEAGDGLLAAAKNGSLISVSAAKRPSEPVACDVAAP; encoded by the exons ATGAACGGTAAGTCAGCGAACGGTACGCTGGGAGGAATGGCCTGTATTGAGGGTCTGCCGCCGCTGCCGAAGAGCCTGAGCGGGCTGCTGAACTCGAGCGGTGGATCTTGGAGAGAAATGGAGAGGATGTACGTGAAGAAAACCATGATCCAGGACGACCTGAGCCGAGGCAGGAACAACGCCGACAGCCTCCTGGCCAGCAAGCCGGCCAACCTGGACGCTGCTCTGGCTCTCCTGCGGAAAGAGATG GTAGGACTGCGTCAGCAGGACATGTCACTGCTGTGCCAGCTGTGGTCACTCCACGAGTCCATCCAGGAGTACAAGGGGAGCTGCCACGATCTGAGCGCCGCCTCCAGCCTCAGCATGATGGAGAACGGCTACTTTGACGAGGATGACGAGTACTACCCAGAGCCCGGCGCCACTCCCACTGGGGAGCATCCGGACGGAGAGGCCGGGGACGGCCTCTTGGCAGCAGCCAAGAATGGGAGCCTCATCAGCG TTTCTGCAGCAAAGCGTCCATCTGAACCTGTAGCATGCGACGTCGCAGCTCCGTAG
- the fam89a gene encoding sprT-like domain-containing protein Spartan isoform X2: protein MNGKSANGTLGGMACIEGLPPLPKSLSGLLNSSGGSWREMERMYVKKTMIQDDLSRGRNNADSLLASKPANLDAALALLRKEMVGLRQQDMSLLCQLWSLHESIQEYKGSCHDLSAASSLSMMENGYFDEDDEYYPEPGATPTGEHPDGEAGDGLLAAAKNGSLISGKEDSWDSFHVTI from the exons ATGAACGGTAAGTCAGCGAACGGTACGCTGGGAGGAATGGCCTGTATTGAGGGTCTGCCGCCGCTGCCGAAGAGCCTGAGCGGGCTGCTGAACTCGAGCGGTGGATCTTGGAGAGAAATGGAGAGGATGTACGTGAAGAAAACCATGATCCAGGACGACCTGAGCCGAGGCAGGAACAACGCCGACAGCCTCCTGGCCAGCAAGCCGGCCAACCTGGACGCTGCTCTGGCTCTCCTGCGGAAAGAGATG GTAGGACTGCGTCAGCAGGACATGTCACTGCTGTGCCAGCTGTGGTCACTCCACGAGTCCATCCAGGAGTACAAGGGGAGCTGCCACGATCTGAGCGCCGCCTCCAGCCTCAGCATGATGGAGAACGGCTACTTTGACGAGGATGACGAGTACTACCCAGAGCCCGGCGCCACTCCCACTGGGGAGCATCCGGACGGAGAGGCCGGGGACGGCCTCTTGGCAGCAGCCAAGAATGGGAGCCTCATCAGCGGTAAAGAGGACAGCTGGGATTCCTTCCATGTTACCATCTGA